Proteins from one Coffea arabica cultivar ET-39 chromosome 8c, Coffea Arabica ET-39 HiFi, whole genome shotgun sequence genomic window:
- the LOC113706991 gene encoding uncharacterized protein isoform X1: MGPPSQGENSRESSSGKKRLSGESDGGDWTGKKVRIFDGIDGNLEVFHGIDTEEEERNENQAMGSGEERGVSCTDELCGFDLNVALIDSEDDEFVPEAVNRKVDIICIPSDDSEDEEGIGIVAHDVKGKGKLIVEETNNELLENIDFGLGLMGRSYDGNSYVSDGRRYTREEKGKAKIVDSWLSLATNPTQLELQTRSQDSIQFELQPGSQDLKRFNHTSENGYQVEGSESSTEFARRKHAEYDIEMQTLRHSELRRNAHKFARWAENGDVSSSQEKPPLEDLLGKSPGPFSTALNMVRDRTSWRSRQLIDWKPSDNGCNSFRPVVPSLLDLSLKALAAKAEAIVSLELVPDFLRRKLADCICNLRKMDVHTFELFVKGSPTEIRIKDCSWLTDCHFSKAFGNFDAKNLKVLELELCGQCPFTLAGLSFPDLGVLSLKGACRLSNDGLKAFVKSAPELESINLSHCSLLTNVGINFLADSLGSKLRELYIDECPKIDAMLILPALRKFAYLEVLSVAGIHTVSDQFVDAVVNTCGKTLKELDLSNCLGLTNGSLRAIGDNCSGLHSLNISNLDKLTDLALQFLADGCQHIQTLKLCRNKFSDEAIAAFLEASGESLKELCLNSVTSVGPCTAFSLAKCSRKLLVLDLSWCRKLTDKALGLIVDSCLSLKLVKLFGCTQITKSFVNGHSNTQVQIIGLQLTPILENAESSGTLSRYSPAESFV, encoded by the exons ATGGGGCCTCCGAGTCAAGGTGAAAATAGTAGGGAGAGTTCTAGTGGAAAGAAGAGGTTAAGTGGGGAAAGTGATGGGGGAGATTGGACGGGGAAGAAAGTTAGGATCTTTGATGGGATTGATGGAAATCTAGAGGTTTTTCATGGGATTGATACTGAGGAGGAGGAAAGAAATGAGAATCAGGCAATGGGTTCTGGGGAAGAAAGGGGAGTTTCTTGCACTGATGAATTGTGTGGCTTCGATCTTAACGTGGCGTTGATCGATTCAGAGGATGATGAATTTGTACCTGAAGCTGTAAATAGGAAGGTTGACATTATTTGCATTCCATCTGATGATAGTGAGGATGAGGAGGGAATAGGGATTGTTGCACATGACGTCAAAGGAAAGGGGAAGCTCATTGTGGAAGAAACTAATAATGAGCTTCTTGAGAATATTGATTTTGGATTGGGACTAATGGGCAGGAGTTATGATGGAAATAGTTATGTCAGTGATGGGAGGAGATACACCAGGGAAGAGAAAGGGAAAGCTAAAATTGTTGATTCTTGGTTGTCACTTGCAACTAATCCAACTCAGTTGGAGTTACAAACAAGAAGCCAGGATTCAATACAGTTTGAATTACAACCAGGAAGCCAGGATTTGAAAAGGTTTAACCACACAAGTGAGAATGGTTACCAAGTGGAAGGCTCAGAGTCGAGCACAGAATTCGCGCGTAGAAAACATGCAGAATATGATATTGAGATGCAGACACTGAGACACAGTGAACTCCGGAGAAATGCTCATAAATTTGCGCGGTGGGCGGAGAATGGAGATGTATCTTCTAGTCAGGAAAAGCCTCCACTTGAAGATCTACTGGGAAAATCTCCTGGTCCTTTTTCTACTGCTCTGAATATGGTTAGAGACCGAACGTCCTGGCGATCCAGGCAACTTATTGATTGGAAACCCTCTGACAATGGCTGCAATTCATTTAGACCCGTTGTTCCTTCACTTCTGGATCTCTCCCTGAAAGCTCTTGCAGCAAAAGCTGAGGCTATAGTTTCACTTGAACTTGTTCCCGATTTCCTCAGGCGAAAGCTCGCTGACTGTATCTGTAATCTCCGGAAAATGGATGTTCACACTTTTGAACTCTTTGTTAAAGGATCTCCAACGGAGATACGTATAAAGGACTGTTCATGGCTAACAGATTGCCATTTTTCAAAGGcatttggaaattttgatgctaaaaATTTGAAG GTACTTGAACTTGAATTATGTGGGCAATGTCCATTTACTTTGGCTGGGTTGAGCTTCCCCGACCTAGGTGTCTTATCATTAAAGGGTGCATGTCGTCTATCCAACGATGGGCTAAAAGCATTTGTCAAGTCAGCACCTGAATTAGAGTCTATAAATTTGAGCCACTGCTCCCTTCTTACCAATGTTGGCATCAATTTCTTGGCCGATTCTTTGGGATCCAAGTTGAGGGAGCTGTATATTGATGAGTGCCCGAAAATAGATGCAATGCTTATCCTACCTGCATTGAGGAAGTTTGCATACTTGGAGGTCTTGTCTGTTGCTGGAATTCACACTGTGTCTGATCAATTTGTTGACGCCGTAGTTAACACATGTGGGAAAACTCTAAAGGAGCTTGATTTGTCCAATTGTCT GGGCTTGACCAATGGTTCCCTCAGAGCCATTGGAGATAACTGTAGTGGTTTACATTCATTAAACATTTCAAACCTAGATAAATTGACAGATCTTGCATTACAATTCCTTGCTGATGGTTGTCAGCACATTCAAACACTTAAACTTTGCCGCAACAAATTCAG CGATGAAGCAATTGCGGCATTCTTGGAAGCTTCTGGAGAGTCTTTGAAGGAACTATGTCTCAATAGTGTTACTTCG GTTGGCCCTTGCACTGCCTTTTCGCTCGCCAAATGTTCGAGAAAGTTGTTGGTATTGGATTTGTCGTGGTGTCGCAAATTAACGGATAAGGCACTGGGATTGATTGTTGACAGCTGCTTGTCACTGAAGTTGGTCAAACTCTTTGGTTGTACACAG ATCACAAAATCTTTTGTAAATGGGCACTCAAACACACAAGTGCAGATTATCGGGTTGCAGTTGACACCAATACTGGAAAATGCAGAATCTTCAGGAACACTGTCGCGCTATTCACCCGCTGAAAGTTTTGTCTGA
- the LOC113706991 gene encoding uncharacterized protein isoform X2 has translation MGPPSQGENSRESSSGKKRLSGESDGGDWTGKKVRIFDGIDGNLEVFHGIDTEEEERNENQAMGSGEERGVSCTDELCGFDLNVALIDSEDDEFVPEAVNRKVDIICIPSDDSEDEEGIGIVAHDVKGKGKLIVEETNNELLENIDFGLGLMGRSYDGNSYVSDGRRYTREEKGKAKIVDSWLSLATNPTQLELQTRSQDSIQFELQPGSQDLKRFNHTSENGYQVEGSESSTEFARRKHAEYDIEMQTLRHSELRRNAHKFARWAENGDVSSSQEKPPLEDLLGKSPGPFSTALNMVRDRTSWRSRQLIDWKPSDNGCNSFRPVVPSLLDLSLKALAAKAEAIVSLELVPDFLRRKLADCICNLRKMDVHTFELFVKGSPTEIRIKDCSWLTDCHFSKAFGNFDAKNLKVLELELCGQCPFTLAGLSFPDLGVLSLKGACRLSNDGLKAFVKSAPELESINLSHCSLLTNVGINFLADSLGSKLRELYIDECPKIDAMLILPALRKFAYLEVLSVAGIHTVSDQFVDAVVNTCGKTLKELDLSNCLGLTNGSLRAIGDNCSGLHSLNISNLDKLTDLALQFLADGCQHIQTLKLCRNKFSDEAIAAFLEASGESLKELCLNSVTSVGITLCCQVNMLF, from the exons ATGGGGCCTCCGAGTCAAGGTGAAAATAGTAGGGAGAGTTCTAGTGGAAAGAAGAGGTTAAGTGGGGAAAGTGATGGGGGAGATTGGACGGGGAAGAAAGTTAGGATCTTTGATGGGATTGATGGAAATCTAGAGGTTTTTCATGGGATTGATACTGAGGAGGAGGAAAGAAATGAGAATCAGGCAATGGGTTCTGGGGAAGAAAGGGGAGTTTCTTGCACTGATGAATTGTGTGGCTTCGATCTTAACGTGGCGTTGATCGATTCAGAGGATGATGAATTTGTACCTGAAGCTGTAAATAGGAAGGTTGACATTATTTGCATTCCATCTGATGATAGTGAGGATGAGGAGGGAATAGGGATTGTTGCACATGACGTCAAAGGAAAGGGGAAGCTCATTGTGGAAGAAACTAATAATGAGCTTCTTGAGAATATTGATTTTGGATTGGGACTAATGGGCAGGAGTTATGATGGAAATAGTTATGTCAGTGATGGGAGGAGATACACCAGGGAAGAGAAAGGGAAAGCTAAAATTGTTGATTCTTGGTTGTCACTTGCAACTAATCCAACTCAGTTGGAGTTACAAACAAGAAGCCAGGATTCAATACAGTTTGAATTACAACCAGGAAGCCAGGATTTGAAAAGGTTTAACCACACAAGTGAGAATGGTTACCAAGTGGAAGGCTCAGAGTCGAGCACAGAATTCGCGCGTAGAAAACATGCAGAATATGATATTGAGATGCAGACACTGAGACACAGTGAACTCCGGAGAAATGCTCATAAATTTGCGCGGTGGGCGGAGAATGGAGATGTATCTTCTAGTCAGGAAAAGCCTCCACTTGAAGATCTACTGGGAAAATCTCCTGGTCCTTTTTCTACTGCTCTGAATATGGTTAGAGACCGAACGTCCTGGCGATCCAGGCAACTTATTGATTGGAAACCCTCTGACAATGGCTGCAATTCATTTAGACCCGTTGTTCCTTCACTTCTGGATCTCTCCCTGAAAGCTCTTGCAGCAAAAGCTGAGGCTATAGTTTCACTTGAACTTGTTCCCGATTTCCTCAGGCGAAAGCTCGCTGACTGTATCTGTAATCTCCGGAAAATGGATGTTCACACTTTTGAACTCTTTGTTAAAGGATCTCCAACGGAGATACGTATAAAGGACTGTTCATGGCTAACAGATTGCCATTTTTCAAAGGcatttggaaattttgatgctaaaaATTTGAAG GTACTTGAACTTGAATTATGTGGGCAATGTCCATTTACTTTGGCTGGGTTGAGCTTCCCCGACCTAGGTGTCTTATCATTAAAGGGTGCATGTCGTCTATCCAACGATGGGCTAAAAGCATTTGTCAAGTCAGCACCTGAATTAGAGTCTATAAATTTGAGCCACTGCTCCCTTCTTACCAATGTTGGCATCAATTTCTTGGCCGATTCTTTGGGATCCAAGTTGAGGGAGCTGTATATTGATGAGTGCCCGAAAATAGATGCAATGCTTATCCTACCTGCATTGAGGAAGTTTGCATACTTGGAGGTCTTGTCTGTTGCTGGAATTCACACTGTGTCTGATCAATTTGTTGACGCCGTAGTTAACACATGTGGGAAAACTCTAAAGGAGCTTGATTTGTCCAATTGTCT GGGCTTGACCAATGGTTCCCTCAGAGCCATTGGAGATAACTGTAGTGGTTTACATTCATTAAACATTTCAAACCTAGATAAATTGACAGATCTTGCATTACAATTCCTTGCTGATGGTTGTCAGCACATTCAAACACTTAAACTTTGCCGCAACAAATTCAG CGATGAAGCAATTGCGGCATTCTTGGAAGCTTCTGGAGAGTCTTTGAAGGAACTATGTCTCAATAGTGTTACTTCG GTGGGAATTACACTGTGCTGTCAAGTGAATATGTTATTTTAG
- the LOC113707216 gene encoding uncharacterized protein: MATQTWLLLGCCIFFISAEAATLQNKVTDNPADQLVTALNSNRTAHKSSSLYSNPGLACIALQYIKAYQGDCNEVGGPNAKKPADGEFAETFAPNCGVEVKTLGPITGRLLGCETKYVKPDEAFSGILMKNSKSVEILYSKNHTEVGAAVSGSDGGSPYFWCVLFSNGTSNSSFVLEGGVAKISRPGCFSGANDQCNGANALFKIPILVSVAVGALIFSLSSLGV, from the exons ATGGCAACTCAAACGTGGCTGTTGCTGGGctgctgcattttcttcatttcagCTGAAGCTGCTACTCTTCaga ATAAAGTTACTGACAATCCTGCTGATCAGTTAGTGACTGCATTAAATAGCAATCGGACGGCACATAAATCGTCCTCACTTTACAGCAACCCAGGCTTGGCATGTATAGCTTTGCAATACATAAAAGCATACCAAGGTGATTGTAATGAAGTTGGAGGACCAAATGCTAAGAAACCTGCTGACGGAGAATTTGCTGAGACATTTGCACCAAACTGTGGGGTGGAGGTTAAGACTCTTGGACCAATTACTGGCCGTTTACTGGGGTGTGAGACCAAGTATGTGAAGCCTGATGAAGCATTCTCCGGGATTCTAATGAAAAACAGTAAGAGCGTGGAGATACTGTACAGTAAAAATCACACAGAGGTTGGTGCTGCTGTAAGTGGTTCAGATGGTGGTTCTCCCTACTTCTGGTGTGTGCTCTTTAGCAATGGCACATCAAACAGCAGCTTTGTCTTGGAGGGAGGTGTGGCCAAGATAAGCAGGCCTGGATGCTTTAGTGGTGCAAATGATCAGTGTAATGGTGCCAATGCTTTGTTCAAAATCCCTATACTGGTTTCAGTAGCAGTTGGAGCTTTGATCTTTTCGCTTTCCAGCTTAGGAGtttga
- the LOC113706991 gene encoding uncharacterized protein isoform X3 produces the protein MGPPSQGENSRESSSGKKRLSGESDGGDWTGKKVRIFDGIDGNLEVFHGIDTEEEERNENQAMGSGEERGVSCTDELCGFDLNVALIDSEDDEFVPEAVNRKVDIICIPSDDSEDEEGIGIVAHDVKGKGKLIVEETNNELLENIDFGLGLMGRSYDGNSYVSDGRRYTREEKGKAKIVDSWLSLATNPTQLELQTRSQDSIQFELQPGSQDLKRFNHTSENGYQVEGSESSTEFARRKHAEYDIEMQTLRHSELRRNAHKFARWAENGDVSSSQEKPPLEDLLGKSPGPFSTALNMVRDRTSWRSRQLIDWKPSDNGCNSFRPVVPSLLDLSLKALAAKAEAIVSLELVPDFLRRKLADCICNLRKMDVHTFELFVKGSPTEIRIKDCSWLTDCHFSKAFGNFDAKNLKVLELELCGQCPFTLAGLSFPDLGVLSLKGACRLSNDGLKAFVKSAPELESINLSHCSLLTNVGINFLADSLGSKLRELYIDECPKIDAMLILPALRKFAYLEVLSVAGIHTVSDQFVDAVVNTCGKTLKELDLSNCLGLTNGSLRAIGDNCSGLHSLNISNLDKLTDLALQFLADGCQHIQTLKLCRNKFSDEAIAAFLEASGESLKELCLNSVTSPIVFS, from the exons ATGGGGCCTCCGAGTCAAGGTGAAAATAGTAGGGAGAGTTCTAGTGGAAAGAAGAGGTTAAGTGGGGAAAGTGATGGGGGAGATTGGACGGGGAAGAAAGTTAGGATCTTTGATGGGATTGATGGAAATCTAGAGGTTTTTCATGGGATTGATACTGAGGAGGAGGAAAGAAATGAGAATCAGGCAATGGGTTCTGGGGAAGAAAGGGGAGTTTCTTGCACTGATGAATTGTGTGGCTTCGATCTTAACGTGGCGTTGATCGATTCAGAGGATGATGAATTTGTACCTGAAGCTGTAAATAGGAAGGTTGACATTATTTGCATTCCATCTGATGATAGTGAGGATGAGGAGGGAATAGGGATTGTTGCACATGACGTCAAAGGAAAGGGGAAGCTCATTGTGGAAGAAACTAATAATGAGCTTCTTGAGAATATTGATTTTGGATTGGGACTAATGGGCAGGAGTTATGATGGAAATAGTTATGTCAGTGATGGGAGGAGATACACCAGGGAAGAGAAAGGGAAAGCTAAAATTGTTGATTCTTGGTTGTCACTTGCAACTAATCCAACTCAGTTGGAGTTACAAACAAGAAGCCAGGATTCAATACAGTTTGAATTACAACCAGGAAGCCAGGATTTGAAAAGGTTTAACCACACAAGTGAGAATGGTTACCAAGTGGAAGGCTCAGAGTCGAGCACAGAATTCGCGCGTAGAAAACATGCAGAATATGATATTGAGATGCAGACACTGAGACACAGTGAACTCCGGAGAAATGCTCATAAATTTGCGCGGTGGGCGGAGAATGGAGATGTATCTTCTAGTCAGGAAAAGCCTCCACTTGAAGATCTACTGGGAAAATCTCCTGGTCCTTTTTCTACTGCTCTGAATATGGTTAGAGACCGAACGTCCTGGCGATCCAGGCAACTTATTGATTGGAAACCCTCTGACAATGGCTGCAATTCATTTAGACCCGTTGTTCCTTCACTTCTGGATCTCTCCCTGAAAGCTCTTGCAGCAAAAGCTGAGGCTATAGTTTCACTTGAACTTGTTCCCGATTTCCTCAGGCGAAAGCTCGCTGACTGTATCTGTAATCTCCGGAAAATGGATGTTCACACTTTTGAACTCTTTGTTAAAGGATCTCCAACGGAGATACGTATAAAGGACTGTTCATGGCTAACAGATTGCCATTTTTCAAAGGcatttggaaattttgatgctaaaaATTTGAAG GTACTTGAACTTGAATTATGTGGGCAATGTCCATTTACTTTGGCTGGGTTGAGCTTCCCCGACCTAGGTGTCTTATCATTAAAGGGTGCATGTCGTCTATCCAACGATGGGCTAAAAGCATTTGTCAAGTCAGCACCTGAATTAGAGTCTATAAATTTGAGCCACTGCTCCCTTCTTACCAATGTTGGCATCAATTTCTTGGCCGATTCTTTGGGATCCAAGTTGAGGGAGCTGTATATTGATGAGTGCCCGAAAATAGATGCAATGCTTATCCTACCTGCATTGAGGAAGTTTGCATACTTGGAGGTCTTGTCTGTTGCTGGAATTCACACTGTGTCTGATCAATTTGTTGACGCCGTAGTTAACACATGTGGGAAAACTCTAAAGGAGCTTGATTTGTCCAATTGTCT GGGCTTGACCAATGGTTCCCTCAGAGCCATTGGAGATAACTGTAGTGGTTTACATTCATTAAACATTTCAAACCTAGATAAATTGACAGATCTTGCATTACAATTCCTTGCTGATGGTTGTCAGCACATTCAAACACTTAAACTTTGCCGCAACAAATTCAG CGATGAAGCAATTGCGGCATTCTTGGAAGCTTCTGGAGAGTCTTTGAAGGAACTATGTCTCAATAGTGTTACTTCG CCTATTGTCTTTAGCTAA
- the LOC113705352 gene encoding DNA repair protein rhp7-like, whose protein sequence is MEEKELIFYGPFYAALLRVRDRISRLADGEELIQWEGSNDASGSRLRPVPSLEYLSLQALAQNAGHIMSLGYAPDSLGRRLGYMICNLRKMDIRIFELFVGTYQREIRVKDCSLLTGDQVLKTLRNLNDPKSLKVLQLEQCTQFAADTVIKKALAWYSNSLPSLRVISLEGACQLSPTGLKALVMSAPALSSVNLSHCALLTNVGIKILANSLKSTLRELNISYCPKIDAMDVHLSLMELEHLEALSVAGIYAVCDRFVSYILCALGHNIKKLDFADCPSLTKYALQHIAHYSRGLLPLNLSNLVGLPNMGLEYLGDGCRRIETLKLCANRFSDDTIAAFLEASGQSLKELSLNHVKEVGSQTAYSIAKYSTNLLSLDLSGCKKITDQALGLIVDSCKSLKLLKLFCCTQITDVFLNRHSNPMVHIVGLQSTSSRDIVSHFESSEDFLEYSPLKFLSDDTDRKNSGSSEPVLKKRRQGKLMEAETEFSMKRK, encoded by the exons ATGGAGGAGAAGGAGCTTATCTTTTATGGTCCCTTTTATGCTGCACTACTGAGGGTCAGAGACAGAATTTCCCGGCTAGCTGACGGAGAGGAACTGATTCAATGGGAAGGGTCGAATGATGCATCAGGAAGTAGGCTACGCCCTGTACCTTCACTTGAGTATCTTTCCTTGCAAGCTCTTGCACAAAATGCTGGGCATATAATGTCACTTGGATATGCTCCTGATTCCCTCGGAAGAAGACTCGGTTACATGATCTGCAATCTCCGGAAAATGGATATTCgcatttttgaactttttgtTGGGACATACCAAAGAGAGATACGTGTAAAGGACTGTTCTCTGTTGACAGGGGACCAGGTTTTGAAGACTCTTAGGAatctcaatgatccaaaaagtTTGAAA GTGCTTCAACTTGAACAATGCACGCAATTTGCAGCTGATACGGTAATAAAGAAAGCTTTAGCTTGGTATTCAAATAGCTTGCCCAGTCTTCGTGTCATATCTCTAGAAGGAGCATGTCAATTATCCCCTACTGGGCTAAAAGCACTTGTCATGTCAGCACCTGCACTAAGCTCTGTAAATTTGAGCCATTGCGCCCTTCTAACCAACGTTGGtatcaaaattttggccaattctTTAAAATCAACACTGAGGGAGCTCAACATCAGCTACTGCCCAAAAATAGATGCAATGGATGTGCATCTTTCATTGATGGAGTTGGAGCATTTGGAAGCGTTGTCAGTTGCTGGAATTTACGCAGTCTGCGACAGATTTGTTAGTTACATATTATGTGCACTTGGGCATAACATAAAGAAGCTTGATTTTGCTGATTGTCC GAGTTTGACCAAGTATGCTCTCCAACACATTGCGCATTACAGCAGGGGCTTACTGCCATTAAACCTATCAAACTTGGTTGGACTGCCAAATATGGGATTGGAATATCTTGGTGATGGTTGTAGACGAATTGAAACACTTAAACTTTGCGCCAATAGATTCAG tgATGACACAATTGCTGCATTTTTGGAAGCTTCTGGACAGTCTTTGAAGGAACTTTCTCTCAACCATGTTAAGGAG GTTGGCTCCCAAACTGCCTATTCCATTGCCAAATATTCAACAAATTTGTTGAGTTTGGATTTATCTGGGTGCAAGAAAATAACAGATCAGGCACTGGGATTGATTGTTGACAGTTGCAAGTCACTGAAGTTGTTGAAACTCTTCTGCTGTACGCAG ATAACAGATGTATTTCTCAATCGGCACTCAAACCCCATGGTGCATATCGTTGGGTTGCAGTCGACATCATCACGGGATATCGTGAGCCACTTCGAGTCTTCAGAAGATTTTTTGGAGTATTCGCCTCTCAAATTTTTATCTGATGACACAGACAGAAAAAACTCTGGTTCTTCCGAACCAGTTCTGAAGAAGAGAAGACAAGGCAAACTGATGGAAGCAGAGACTGAGTTTtcaatgaaaagaaaataa
- the LOC113706991 gene encoding uncharacterized protein isoform X4 yields the protein MGPPSQGENSRESSSGKKRLSGESDGGDWTGKKVRIFDGIDGNLEVFHGIDTEEEERNENQAMGSGEERGVSCTDELCGFDLNVALIDSEDDEFVPEAVNRKVDIICIPSDDSEDEEGIGIVAHDVKGKGKLIVEETNNELLENIDFGLGLMGRSYDGNSYVSDGRRYTREEKGKAKIVDSWLSLATNPTQLELQTRSQDSIQFELQPGSQDLKRFNHTSENGYQVEGSESSTEFARRKHAEYDIEMQTLRHSELRRNAHKFARWAENGDVSSSQEKPPLEDLLGKSPGPFSTALNMVRDRTSWRSRQLIDWKPSDNGCNSFRPVVPSLLDLSLKALAAKAEAIVSLELVPDFLRRKLADCICNLRKMDVHTFELFVKGSPTEIRIKDCSWLTDCHFSKAFGNFDAKNLKVLELELCGQCPFTLAGLSFPDLGVLSLKGACRLSNDGLKAFVKSAPELESINLSHCSLLTNVGINFLADSLGSKLRELYIDECPKIDAMLILPALRKFAYLEVLSVAGIHTVSDQFVDAVVNTCGKTLKELDLSNCLGLTNGSLRAIGDNCSGLHSLNISNLDKLTDLALQFLADGCQHIQTLKLCRNKFSDEAIAAFLEASGESLKELCLNSVTSV from the exons ATGGGGCCTCCGAGTCAAGGTGAAAATAGTAGGGAGAGTTCTAGTGGAAAGAAGAGGTTAAGTGGGGAAAGTGATGGGGGAGATTGGACGGGGAAGAAAGTTAGGATCTTTGATGGGATTGATGGAAATCTAGAGGTTTTTCATGGGATTGATACTGAGGAGGAGGAAAGAAATGAGAATCAGGCAATGGGTTCTGGGGAAGAAAGGGGAGTTTCTTGCACTGATGAATTGTGTGGCTTCGATCTTAACGTGGCGTTGATCGATTCAGAGGATGATGAATTTGTACCTGAAGCTGTAAATAGGAAGGTTGACATTATTTGCATTCCATCTGATGATAGTGAGGATGAGGAGGGAATAGGGATTGTTGCACATGACGTCAAAGGAAAGGGGAAGCTCATTGTGGAAGAAACTAATAATGAGCTTCTTGAGAATATTGATTTTGGATTGGGACTAATGGGCAGGAGTTATGATGGAAATAGTTATGTCAGTGATGGGAGGAGATACACCAGGGAAGAGAAAGGGAAAGCTAAAATTGTTGATTCTTGGTTGTCACTTGCAACTAATCCAACTCAGTTGGAGTTACAAACAAGAAGCCAGGATTCAATACAGTTTGAATTACAACCAGGAAGCCAGGATTTGAAAAGGTTTAACCACACAAGTGAGAATGGTTACCAAGTGGAAGGCTCAGAGTCGAGCACAGAATTCGCGCGTAGAAAACATGCAGAATATGATATTGAGATGCAGACACTGAGACACAGTGAACTCCGGAGAAATGCTCATAAATTTGCGCGGTGGGCGGAGAATGGAGATGTATCTTCTAGTCAGGAAAAGCCTCCACTTGAAGATCTACTGGGAAAATCTCCTGGTCCTTTTTCTACTGCTCTGAATATGGTTAGAGACCGAACGTCCTGGCGATCCAGGCAACTTATTGATTGGAAACCCTCTGACAATGGCTGCAATTCATTTAGACCCGTTGTTCCTTCACTTCTGGATCTCTCCCTGAAAGCTCTTGCAGCAAAAGCTGAGGCTATAGTTTCACTTGAACTTGTTCCCGATTTCCTCAGGCGAAAGCTCGCTGACTGTATCTGTAATCTCCGGAAAATGGATGTTCACACTTTTGAACTCTTTGTTAAAGGATCTCCAACGGAGATACGTATAAAGGACTGTTCATGGCTAACAGATTGCCATTTTTCAAAGGcatttggaaattttgatgctaaaaATTTGAAG GTACTTGAACTTGAATTATGTGGGCAATGTCCATTTACTTTGGCTGGGTTGAGCTTCCCCGACCTAGGTGTCTTATCATTAAAGGGTGCATGTCGTCTATCCAACGATGGGCTAAAAGCATTTGTCAAGTCAGCACCTGAATTAGAGTCTATAAATTTGAGCCACTGCTCCCTTCTTACCAATGTTGGCATCAATTTCTTGGCCGATTCTTTGGGATCCAAGTTGAGGGAGCTGTATATTGATGAGTGCCCGAAAATAGATGCAATGCTTATCCTACCTGCATTGAGGAAGTTTGCATACTTGGAGGTCTTGTCTGTTGCTGGAATTCACACTGTGTCTGATCAATTTGTTGACGCCGTAGTTAACACATGTGGGAAAACTCTAAAGGAGCTTGATTTGTCCAATTGTCT GGGCTTGACCAATGGTTCCCTCAGAGCCATTGGAGATAACTGTAGTGGTTTACATTCATTAAACATTTCAAACCTAGATAAATTGACAGATCTTGCATTACAATTCCTTGCTGATGGTTGTCAGCACATTCAAACACTTAAACTTTGCCGCAACAAATTCAG CGATGAAGCAATTGCGGCATTCTTGGAAGCTTCTGGAGAGTCTTTGAAGGAACTATGTCTCAATAGTGTTACTTCGGTATAA